A window of Planctomycetaceae bacterium contains these coding sequences:
- a CDS encoding Gfo/Idh/MocA family oxidoreductase, whose product METTNGKLNRKLRMALVGGGQGSFIGRVHATAAVLDNRAALVAGALSSSAEKSKASAPAYDIAESRAYGSYQEMIDKELALPEDQRIDFVSVATPNHTHFAIAKAAVEAGFNVICDKPMTFDFAQAEELVTAVEKSGVVFAVSHNYTGYPLVRQAREMILSGELGEIQAIRSNYIQGWLRKRLEQEDQKQAAWRTDPSKSGAAGAFGDIGTHAYNLGRYMTGLIPSEISCNLKIFAPGRQLDDYGHAVVRFENGALGTVTASQISHGRENDLFIEVDGTKGAISWRQEEPNVMMVRRNGSPHQLYTRDPNAPFMNDMGKAACRLPSGHPEAFFEAFANVYRFAYDSMIARATGESFETKDTVYPNVYDGAEGMFFIQQCVASSAENGAWVPMKYAGVRS is encoded by the coding sequence ATGGAAACAACCAACGGCAAACTGAATCGTAAACTTCGAATGGCTCTCGTTGGCGGTGGTCAGGGCTCATTCATCGGTCGCGTTCACGCCACCGCCGCTGTTCTGGATAATCGAGCAGCGCTGGTCGCAGGTGCTTTGTCATCCAGCGCCGAAAAATCAAAAGCAAGCGCTCCGGCGTATGACATTGCGGAATCCAGAGCGTACGGTTCCTATCAGGAAATGATCGATAAGGAACTTGCGCTTCCGGAAGATCAGCGAATCGATTTTGTCAGCGTGGCAACTCCCAATCACACACACTTTGCGATCGCAAAAGCTGCAGTGGAAGCGGGATTCAATGTTATCTGCGACAAACCCATGACATTTGATTTCGCACAGGCGGAAGAGCTTGTCACCGCAGTGGAGAAAAGCGGTGTTGTCTTTGCCGTCTCCCATAACTACACCGGCTACCCGCTGGTTCGTCAGGCTCGCGAGATGATCCTGAGTGGCGAGCTGGGTGAGATTCAGGCGATCCGTTCAAACTACATTCAGGGGTGGCTGCGTAAACGCCTTGAACAGGAAGACCAGAAGCAGGCTGCATGGAGAACCGATCCCAGCAAGTCCGGAGCTGCCGGTGCATTCGGCGATATCGGAACCCATGCCTATAACCTTGGTCGCTACATGACCGGGTTGATTCCTTCCGAAATTTCATGCAACCTGAAGATCTTTGCGCCTGGGCGTCAACTGGATGACTACGGTCACGCAGTCGTCCGATTCGAAAATGGTGCTCTGGGAACCGTCACGGCCAGTCAAATCTCACACGGTCGTGAGAATGATCTGTTCATCGAAGTGGACGGCACCAAGGGAGCCATTTCGTGGCGGCAGGAAGAACCTAATGTCATGATGGTGCGTCGTAACGGTTCGCCTCATCAACTTTACACACGCGATCCGAACGCCCCATTCATGAATGATATGGGTAAGGCTGCTTGTCGACTTCCATCAGGGCACCCGGAAGCCTTCTTCGAAGCATTCGCGAACGTCTACCGATTCGCATACGACTCCATGATTGCTCGCGCGACGGGCGAATCTTTCGAAACGAAGGATACCGTCTATCCGAACGTCTACGATGGTGCTGAAGGTATGTTCTTCATCCAGCAGTGCGTTGCGAGCAGTGCAGAGAACGGAGCGTGGGTACCGATGAAATACGCTGGTGTACGTAGCTAA
- a CDS encoding sigma-70 family RNA polymerase sigma factor: MKQTEESVWLENIIHRRDGYEATAVDEFADRLLRLARSRLPARIQQRVDPEDIVQSVFKSFFSRHEAGRFRFEQESDVWRLLAAITWKKVQRTIRHHHQQERDVQKEMFVADVSQQKAGEDPTASSLLLMMELLDQILAQLPEKHREILRLRMEDYSIDEIAEKVGVSSRTVDRALAVVRKLASECIEDDTSSEACRDD; encoded by the coding sequence ATGAAACAAACCGAAGAATCAGTCTGGCTGGAGAACATCATCCACCGCCGCGACGGGTACGAAGCGACGGCTGTGGATGAATTTGCGGACCGACTTCTGCGACTCGCTCGTTCACGGCTGCCGGCGCGCATTCAGCAGCGAGTCGACCCGGAAGACATCGTCCAGTCCGTCTTCAAGAGTTTCTTTTCCCGACATGAAGCCGGTCGTTTTCGATTCGAGCAGGAATCGGATGTCTGGCGTTTGCTGGCGGCAATCACCTGGAAGAAAGTACAGCGAACGATTCGGCACCATCACCAGCAGGAACGGGATGTGCAAAAAGAAATGTTCGTTGCAGACGTGAGCCAGCAAAAGGCAGGGGAAGATCCCACCGCGTCGTCACTTCTTCTGATGATGGAGCTGCTTGACCAGATTCTGGCTCAGTTGCCGGAAAAACATCGCGAAATTCTCCGCCTGCGAATGGAAGACTATTCCATCGATGAAATTGCCGAAAAAGTTGGCGTGTCGTCCCGGACGGTCGATCGGGCATTAGCCGTTGTACGAAAGCTGGCATCCGAATGCATCGAGGACGACACTTCCAGCGAAGCCTGTCGTGACGACTAA
- a CDS encoding protein kinase has translation MKLDNWQQHEPILLAFEDAWATCDSDTHDFEANCDRATAVPILEDFAGSLDPDGVTHEPDIDLLTELVMIDFEHRCRRSLANSVEYYFQTYPQLRTTTAVRDELLRHEFQVRNRYGTLPDTTELESRFAADSTARDILNKLSSDGTLVRTQPIPPAQLQPGAQLGPYTISRFIASGSFATVYLATDSRLKRSIALKILRHSAEIRPEIRMRLQREAQAIASIRHPNIVPVFETGTIDSHDFIATHFVDGDTLADSLKRTTISAREATEIVRQLASALKSVHQLGIIHRDIKPANIMIENGVPLLLDFGLAMHSDSSIQLTHEGDLIGTPAFMPPEQADGRGWQADPRSDLYSLGAVLFRMVCGRLPFEGSTSEVISKVLHQEVRIPAECASAIDRDLQTIILKCLEKEPRQRYQTAEELEQELSRFLNYEPIRARRAGIVGAVLKWARRRPALAVMTLLILISAGFLTGVLTQLGRVSGERDVARDAKRETQGLLAESAASAGQLAMQRGRIKEAVRHFEQSLVDGQIDDPGIRLQLIEASLILGDVAAARQHLQLAKQAPGASGFQTELRYWQAELALETNPDAQDAIHLFHSLPMEELHESDRHYIHGVVAETSAQSIEHFQNCLLSNPFHFRARRMMILTQMALAQLTEASQELRLAIQLFPEDTDFRLMHALCLALTGQIDAAQQIPEHSDLHPEEREQWLSTFSRIASIVANPQLDSGLGELSVERLRRILVMVADECIPLFAQRRWRLPPQTRAPLTLLMQDVPALLSAEDDLRIEVLESITEIHPEASLLIALGGLRLLKCNANPAAADIEIPQLLKAREAYRKSLLYPGFLKQDDQLSWKAIFTISTILSVSMKHEVEDNLSEMLVAAEHVKSESIGVASQARTFTIMTLNQHADNEAGRWIERWLELASEPEESWQDAVWHKAVLCQHQQRWSELIQWCDRLMKVNPHYPELVPLRDFAIGKLREVIVIDSDRPD, from the coding sequence ATGAAGCTCGACAACTGGCAACAACATGAACCAATCCTGCTTGCCTTTGAAGACGCCTGGGCCACCTGCGATTCAGATACCCACGACTTCGAGGCCAATTGTGACCGGGCCACTGCCGTCCCGATACTGGAAGATTTCGCAGGGTCCCTCGACCCTGACGGCGTCACTCACGAACCGGATATCGACCTTCTGACTGAACTGGTCATGATCGACTTTGAACACCGATGCCGTCGATCACTTGCGAACTCTGTCGAATATTACTTTCAAACGTATCCCCAATTGAGAACCACCACAGCCGTTCGTGATGAACTGCTCCGCCACGAATTCCAGGTACGCAACAGGTACGGAACCCTGCCGGATACAACAGAACTGGAGAGCCGATTTGCGGCAGACAGCACGGCCAGAGATATTCTGAACAAGCTGAGTTCTGATGGGACGCTGGTCAGAACTCAGCCGATTCCGCCCGCACAATTACAGCCCGGGGCTCAGCTCGGCCCGTACACCATTTCTCGTTTCATTGCATCGGGCAGTTTTGCCACAGTCTATCTTGCAACGGACTCTCGCCTGAAACGCAGCATCGCGCTGAAAATCCTCAGGCATTCCGCTGAAATTCGTCCTGAAATCCGGATGCGTCTCCAGCGTGAAGCTCAGGCGATTGCCTCGATCCGGCACCCGAACATCGTCCCTGTTTTCGAAACAGGAACGATTGATTCGCATGATTTCATTGCCACGCATTTTGTCGACGGAGACACCCTGGCCGACTCTCTGAAGCGAACCACGATTTCTGCGAGGGAAGCAACGGAAATAGTGCGTCAACTTGCATCCGCTCTGAAATCCGTACATCAACTCGGCATCATCCATCGTGATATCAAGCCCGCGAATATCATGATTGAAAATGGCGTACCATTGTTACTGGATTTCGGACTGGCCATGCATTCCGACAGCAGCATTCAACTGACGCACGAAGGCGATCTGATCGGAACACCTGCATTCATGCCTCCGGAACAGGCCGACGGGCGAGGATGGCAGGCGGATCCCCGAAGCGATCTCTACAGCCTGGGGGCCGTACTCTTCCGAATGGTCTGTGGTAGGCTGCCTTTTGAAGGGTCAACTTCCGAAGTTATTAGCAAAGTCCTGCACCAGGAAGTCAGAATCCCGGCCGAATGCGCATCAGCTATCGACCGCGATTTACAGACAATCATCCTCAAGTGCCTGGAAAAAGAGCCTCGGCAACGATACCAGACGGCCGAAGAACTGGAGCAGGAACTATCCCGATTTCTGAACTATGAGCCCATCCGAGCTCGGCGTGCCGGAATTGTCGGGGCAGTCCTGAAATGGGCGCGCCGCCGACCAGCCCTCGCTGTAATGACGTTGCTGATTCTGATTTCAGCTGGATTCCTGACAGGTGTGCTGACCCAGCTTGGGCGAGTGTCCGGTGAACGCGATGTCGCACGGGATGCAAAACGGGAAACGCAGGGTCTGCTCGCCGAATCGGCCGCCAGCGCAGGGCAGCTGGCCATGCAAAGGGGGCGTATTAAAGAGGCCGTACGTCACTTTGAGCAAAGTCTTGTCGATGGACAAATTGATGATCCCGGAATTCGACTTCAACTGATCGAAGCCAGTCTGATTCTGGGAGATGTTGCGGCAGCACGACAGCATCTGCAACTGGCGAAGCAGGCACCTGGTGCTTCCGGTTTCCAGACAGAACTCCGCTACTGGCAGGCCGAATTGGCACTGGAAACGAATCCGGATGCACAAGACGCCATCCACTTATTTCATTCGTTACCGATGGAGGAGCTGCACGAATCAGATCGCCATTACATCCATGGAGTAGTGGCCGAAACGTCTGCCCAATCGATTGAGCACTTCCAGAATTGTCTGCTGTCAAATCCATTCCACTTTCGTGCTCGCAGAATGATGATTCTGACCCAGATGGCACTGGCTCAACTAACCGAAGCCAGTCAGGAACTGCGTCTTGCAATTCAGCTCTTTCCGGAAGACACCGACTTCCGGTTAATGCACGCGCTGTGCCTCGCATTAACCGGACAGATCGATGCTGCACAGCAGATTCCTGAACACAGTGATTTACATCCGGAGGAACGTGAGCAGTGGCTGAGTACGTTCAGCCGGATTGCATCGATCGTGGCCAATCCGCAACTGGACAGTGGCCTCGGCGAACTCAGCGTCGAAAGACTCAGACGCATTCTCGTCATGGTCGCCGATGAATGTATACCCCTATTCGCACAACGACGATGGCGACTTCCACCGCAAACCAGAGCGCCGCTCACGTTATTAATGCAGGACGTACCCGCATTGCTTTCTGCTGAAGATGATCTGCGAATTGAAGTACTGGAATCCATCACCGAGATCCATCCGGAAGCTTCATTGCTGATAGCGCTGGGCGGACTGCGGCTGCTGAAATGCAATGCCAATCCTGCCGCCGCGGATATTGAAATACCGCAATTACTGAAAGCTCGGGAGGCATACCGCAAGTCATTGCTTTATCCGGGCTTCCTGAAACAGGATGACCAGTTATCGTGGAAAGCGATCTTCACGATTTCGACGATTCTGAGTGTTTCCATGAAGCACGAAGTAGAGGACAACCTTTCCGAGATGCTTGTCGCCGCGGAACATGTAAAGAGTGAGTCCATCGGGGTAGCGTCGCAGGCGCGCACGTTTACCATCATGACCCTGAATCAGCATGCAGATAATGAAGCCGGCCGCTGGATTGAACGATGGCTGGAGCTGGCAAGTGAACCCGAAGAATCCTGGCAGGATGCGGTCTGGCACAAAGCGGTACTTTGCCAGCACCAGCAACGGTGGTCTGAACTGATTCAATGGTGCGATCGCCTGATGAAAGTGAATCCACATTACCCGGAACTGGTCCCATTGCGGGACTTTGCCATCGGCAAGCTGCGCGAAGTGATCGTAATCGATTCGGACCGCCCCGATTAA
- a CDS encoding flagellar basal body P-ring protein FlgI: MKNSPLPLRRFHRVVSIIMLLTVTGCASGLMSLPQKGLFSGFPDLKKKDLPDDDPVRPETDNDFINRVETSLLSEYISVQGNHLVVLRGVGLVTGLNGTGDDPAPSALRTMLQAEMTRRGVRNPSRVLASKDTALVVVTAYLPAMVRDGQRFDVRVAVPPSSNASSLQGGWLLETPLYEEQELNGQTVKGHNYGVAGGAILTELGVRKSRGEVSAELRRGTIPGGAISKTDRNLSIVLRTDKRGYRNSKRIASAVSERFHDYNRYGQRVSLAEAKTDTLIDLTMHRTYRNNFPRYQQVIRNIAFNETDVARRMRMEFLEEQILDPATCLQASLQYEAIGEGTIPFLKRALSSDNVEVRFHASQALAYLGDPSGVEDLRHAVENEPALRVYALAALSVIDEGESVMALRDLMSADSLETRYGAFKALQELNPADPALIRKTFENMFTLYMIDSEGEPMSHVTRRRAPEVILFGANQPLRMPVVLNAGRNIRVAADGSSHSIEITKYSLEHEEPQRQKVPNRLRDIIIACGEFGATYPDIVQLMIEADQQQNLVGEFDIDRMPQAGRMYFQADESEGSGKARRIGTASMIPNLFDKLDEDEIREFESDEHLESLKFDTADEGEPATTNGKSGNMKPDAADEDSNFVSSDTDSGNSDTTNSSDMLVPEKTSSATSERTSQTHSGETDFSDEEFDAPELEEVDLDQLDSGFGSGLKKFFTKTFSG, encoded by the coding sequence ATGAAAAACTCACCACTCCCCTTGCGCCGATTTCACCGAGTCGTGAGCATCATCATGCTGCTCACCGTCACCGGGTGTGCTTCGGGATTGATGTCGCTTCCTCAGAAGGGACTTTTCAGCGGGTTTCCGGACCTGAAGAAGAAAGACCTGCCCGATGATGATCCCGTTCGTCCGGAAACCGACAACGACTTTATTAACCGTGTCGAAACGTCGCTGTTGAGTGAATACATCAGCGTTCAGGGCAATCACCTTGTCGTACTCCGAGGCGTTGGGCTGGTCACCGGCCTGAACGGCACCGGAGATGACCCTGCACCCTCGGCATTGCGCACGATGTTACAGGCTGAGATGACCCGTCGCGGTGTCAGAAATCCATCGCGGGTTCTTGCGTCGAAAGACACCGCCCTTGTTGTTGTCACCGCCTACCTTCCCGCAATGGTACGAGACGGTCAGCGATTCGATGTGCGAGTTGCTGTTCCTCCGAGCAGTAACGCCTCAAGTCTGCAGGGCGGATGGCTGCTGGAAACTCCGCTCTACGAAGAGCAGGAACTAAACGGGCAGACGGTCAAAGGCCACAACTATGGCGTGGCTGGCGGTGCGATCCTGACGGAACTGGGCGTCCGAAAAAGTCGTGGCGAAGTGTCCGCTGAACTGCGACGCGGCACGATCCCGGGTGGCGCGATCTCGAAAACTGATCGCAATCTTTCCATTGTTCTGCGAACCGACAAACGTGGGTATCGAAACAGCAAACGAATCGCCTCTGCGGTGTCCGAACGATTCCACGACTACAACCGATATGGTCAGCGTGTTTCACTTGCGGAAGCAAAGACTGACACACTGATCGATCTGACGATGCACCGCACTTATCGAAACAATTTCCCGCGGTATCAGCAGGTCATTCGAAATATTGCGTTCAATGAAACGGATGTCGCTCGGCGTATGCGAATGGAGTTTCTGGAAGAGCAGATTCTGGACCCGGCGACATGTCTTCAGGCTTCACTTCAGTACGAAGCAATCGGCGAAGGGACAATTCCGTTCCTGAAACGAGCCCTGAGCTCAGATAACGTTGAAGTTCGATTTCACGCTTCACAGGCACTGGCATACCTGGGCGACCCGTCCGGAGTTGAAGATCTTCGCCACGCTGTCGAAAACGAACCCGCTTTGCGAGTCTACGCTCTGGCGGCGTTGTCAGTGATCGATGAAGGCGAATCCGTCATGGCACTGCGGGATCTGATGAGTGCGGACAGCCTTGAAACGCGCTACGGAGCATTCAAGGCACTTCAGGAATTGAACCCTGCAGATCCAGCGCTGATTCGTAAGACTTTCGAAAACATGTTCACACTGTACATGATTGATTCGGAAGGCGAACCGATGTCACACGTGACACGCCGCAGAGCTCCGGAAGTGATCCTGTTTGGGGCGAATCAGCCTTTACGAATGCCAGTGGTTCTCAACGCCGGCCGCAATATTCGCGTTGCCGCTGACGGCAGCAGCCATTCGATCGAAATCACAAAGTATTCACTGGAGCACGAGGAGCCGCAGCGGCAGAAGGTCCCGAATCGTCTGCGGGACATTATCATCGCCTGCGGTGAATTCGGAGCGACCTACCCGGATATTGTTCAGCTGATGATTGAAGCTGATCAGCAGCAGAATCTGGTGGGTGAATTCGACATTGACCGAATGCCTCAAGCTGGCCGAATGTACTTTCAGGCTGACGAAAGTGAAGGCAGTGGAAAGGCCCGTCGAATTGGAACCGCATCAATGATTCCCAATCTGTTCGACAAACTTGACGAAGACGAAATTCGCGAATTCGAGAGCGACGAACACCTCGAATCGCTGAAGTTTGATACCGCAGATGAAGGCGAACCTGCCACCACGAACGGCAAGTCGGGCAACATGAAGCCGGATGCCGCAGACGAAGATTCGAACTTCGTTTCCTCGGACACCGACAGTGGGAATTCAGATACCACAAACTCATCCGACATGTTAGTCCCCGAAAAGACTTCATCTGCAACCAGCGAAAGGACCAGTCAAACGCATTCCGGCGAAACGGATTTCTCTGACGAGGAATTCGATGCACCAGAACTTGAGGAAGTTGATCTTGATCAACTGGATTCCGGATTCGGCAGCGGCCTGAAAAAGTTCTTTACAAAAACATTTTCCGGATAA
- a CDS encoding AAA family ATPase — protein MLRQLELFGFKSFADKTIFEFSVGITGVVGPNGSGKSNVVDSIKWILGDQSAKSLRGKEMTDVIFNGSTSRTGAQFAEATLVFDNRSRFLPMEADEVSVGRRLWQSGDSEYLINRNAARLKDVRDLFVGTGAGAASYCIIEQGRVDQILQSNAANRRLIFEEAAGISRFKSRRTEALRRLERVEQNLLRLTDIVDEVESQVNNVRSQATRAARYREVSTELEQLWVGLAADDYRRESVQRELLQKQMQESAELLEGLRVQQTEAEQQLAAADAALSEVDDELRDVERTRAELRSRIASLETTARHQAAREAELASDVQRLLRQQTLMNNRVSEAEAEQVHLHNVLEHERSTFEKKKTVVLSGDEQLGVLQQAVASSKQHLEQARQQLMVQVRTNSEAASAAGALRTEYATAEKRTADLWQQLETQRQALEEASHAVLETQQELKDAHAELQAAENETDGLLNSREQLISEQTVSRQSLAELREQRSGLIARRTVLEDLEDKQEGFGIGVREILRRAEEADSEPWNLVCGSIADLLDVDMDNAALLEVALSGRAQLLVVRRLQPFVEYLNSGRCRITGRVGLISLEDADSVSGSSGSSATGDGRGLAVPARSLAEPEPADDDFSTSWWSRSEKPDPILSQLDMSLSDPFDTSFPSLTFSGNVQVTWVDPRTDSPIVRSVFCQSDSPPVLFGQRGVVGRADGLARSPRQLPSLASELLADTWVVESLNDALRLQKETGGQCRFVTLQGELVENDGTLFAGTVRSESAVLSRKSELRRLRNELHRIEHEIAQRELRLQHLTGSIQSADEDLQSGQRKVNERTMRCRTAEQTLHERLRSLAEKKQLLTQLSEQLDATGEMVQALQTRIDEADVHQAAGERALQQLQSQIEEVEAEQQSRQAELESLERERNSASVELTRTEERLLGLQESVERVREDLEQRRLQQQEAERRLQVAVERQRELLIARLNTSAETAELYVNDDHLLVAVRDRADARNRLRQRRNEATKAESRIRDNCRQHESRHHEYQLQIRGIEHQLTTTQERIRDEFQIEVSEAVKSGRSAVAIWLNRQNSHPIESDTDPEDDDPNPAAAGSAAAAQQLFDEQSRKIIDDAEQYQLLRSEIDRRVERLRRQLKKIGHVSTESLDNLNELESRFNRLHYQLKDLEAARDTLREIVRKINVESRRMFIESFECIRNHFRELFRRLFGGGEADLVLEDPEDVLECAIDVVARPPGKELRSISLLSGGEKTMTAVGLLLAIFKSRPSPFCILDEVDAALDDANIGRFVNVLRDFQQSTQFIMITHRKPTMAVTDVLYGVTMEESGVSRRLSLRFEDVDERGNFNPKTAGGSSARAA, from the coding sequence ATGCTCAGGCAGCTTGAACTTTTTGGCTTCAAGAGCTTTGCCGACAAGACCATCTTCGAGTTCTCCGTCGGAATTACCGGCGTTGTGGGCCCGAACGGTAGCGGCAAGAGCAATGTCGTCGACTCCATCAAATGGATTCTGGGCGATCAGAGCGCGAAGAGCCTGCGTGGAAAAGAGATGACCGACGTCATCTTCAACGGCTCCACCAGCCGCACCGGAGCACAGTTTGCCGAAGCCACTCTCGTATTCGACAATCGCTCTCGCTTTCTTCCGATGGAAGCAGACGAAGTTTCGGTTGGCCGCAGACTCTGGCAGTCCGGCGATTCGGAGTACCTGATCAATCGCAATGCCGCACGCCTGAAAGATGTCCGGGATCTTTTCGTCGGAACTGGGGCCGGTGCGGCTTCGTACTGCATCATTGAGCAGGGTCGTGTTGACCAGATTCTGCAGTCCAATGCCGCCAATCGAAGGCTGATTTTCGAGGAAGCAGCTGGTATCAGTCGCTTCAAATCCCGCCGCACCGAGGCTTTGCGCCGACTGGAACGCGTTGAACAGAATCTTCTCCGACTGACAGATATCGTCGACGAAGTGGAATCGCAGGTCAACAACGTGCGAAGTCAGGCAACACGAGCTGCACGTTACCGAGAAGTCTCCACCGAACTTGAACAGCTTTGGGTTGGGCTGGCGGCGGATGATTATCGCCGCGAATCTGTGCAGCGGGAACTTCTGCAGAAGCAAATGCAGGAATCAGCAGAGCTGCTGGAAGGATTGCGCGTTCAGCAAACCGAAGCAGAACAGCAACTGGCAGCGGCCGATGCAGCATTGTCCGAGGTGGACGACGAACTCCGCGACGTCGAGCGGACACGCGCGGAACTGCGATCCAGGATTGCAAGTCTTGAAACAACGGCGCGACACCAGGCAGCGCGAGAGGCTGAACTGGCTTCTGACGTACAACGACTGCTGCGACAACAAACACTCATGAACAATCGTGTGAGTGAAGCAGAGGCAGAGCAGGTCCATCTTCACAATGTTCTGGAACACGAACGGTCGACGTTTGAAAAGAAGAAAACGGTTGTTCTCAGCGGGGACGAACAACTGGGCGTTCTGCAGCAGGCCGTCGCATCATCAAAGCAGCATCTGGAACAGGCACGCCAGCAGCTGATGGTTCAGGTTCGCACCAATTCAGAAGCCGCTTCTGCAGCCGGTGCACTGCGGACCGAGTATGCGACAGCTGAAAAGCGCACGGCCGATTTATGGCAACAGCTGGAAACACAGCGACAGGCTCTGGAAGAAGCGTCTCACGCGGTTCTGGAAACTCAACAGGAACTCAAAGATGCTCACGCAGAACTGCAGGCAGCCGAAAATGAAACAGACGGGCTCCTGAACAGTCGCGAACAGCTGATTTCAGAACAGACAGTCTCCCGCCAGTCGCTGGCAGAGTTGCGAGAACAACGCAGCGGATTGATTGCACGGCGGACTGTTCTCGAAGACCTCGAAGATAAGCAGGAGGGATTTGGAATCGGGGTTCGCGAAATCCTCCGGCGAGCGGAAGAGGCGGATTCTGAACCGTGGAATCTGGTTTGCGGCAGTATCGCAGACCTGCTCGATGTGGATATGGACAATGCGGCACTGCTGGAAGTCGCTCTGTCCGGACGAGCACAGTTGCTGGTCGTTCGCCGACTGCAGCCATTTGTAGAATATCTGAATTCCGGTCGCTGCCGGATCACCGGTCGTGTGGGACTGATTTCCCTGGAAGATGCCGATTCTGTTTCCGGCAGCTCCGGATCGTCGGCTACGGGGGATGGCAGGGGTCTGGCCGTCCCGGCACGGTCTCTGGCTGAACCTGAACCGGCGGATGATGATTTTTCAACCAGCTGGTGGAGCCGGTCTGAAAAGCCGGACCCCATTCTCAGCCAGTTGGACATGAGTCTGAGCGATCCGTTCGACACGTCGTTCCCGTCCCTGACTTTTTCGGGCAACGTTCAGGTCACGTGGGTCGATCCGCGAACAGACAGCCCGATTGTTCGCTCTGTCTTCTGTCAGTCGGATTCGCCTCCTGTGCTTTTTGGTCAGCGTGGAGTGGTTGGACGAGCAGACGGGTTAGCGCGATCACCACGTCAACTGCCCAGCCTGGCCAGCGAATTGCTCGCTGATACCTGGGTTGTCGAATCACTGAATGACGCACTCCGCCTTCAGAAAGAAACAGGCGGACAATGTCGTTTTGTGACGTTGCAGGGAGAGCTTGTCGAAAATGATGGCACCCTCTTCGCGGGTACTGTGCGCAGTGAATCGGCAGTGCTGTCTCGCAAGAGCGAATTGCGGCGATTAAGGAATGAGCTGCATCGCATCGAACACGAAATTGCGCAACGTGAGCTGCGTCTGCAGCATCTGACAGGATCCATTCAGTCGGCCGACGAAGACCTCCAAAGCGGACAACGCAAGGTCAACGAACGCACGATGCGTTGTCGAACCGCCGAACAAACACTGCACGAACGACTGCGCAGCCTGGCCGAGAAAAAACAGTTGCTGACGCAGCTGTCCGAACAACTGGATGCAACTGGTGAAATGGTTCAGGCACTGCAAACCCGCATTGACGAAGCCGATGTTCATCAGGCAGCCGGAGAACGTGCACTTCAGCAGTTGCAGAGTCAGATTGAAGAAGTCGAAGCTGAACAGCAGTCTCGACAGGCCGAACTGGAATCGCTGGAACGTGAACGAAACAGCGCCAGTGTGGAACTCACACGTACCGAAGAACGCCTGCTGGGATTGCAGGAATCTGTCGAACGTGTTCGTGAAGACCTTGAGCAGCGACGTTTGCAGCAACAGGAAGCAGAGCGACGCCTTCAGGTTGCGGTTGAACGCCAGAGAGAACTTCTGATCGCCCGCCTGAATACCAGCGCAGAAACTGCCGAACTTTACGTCAACGACGACCACTTACTGGTGGCCGTGCGTGACCGTGCTGATGCTCGAAATCGTTTGCGGCAAAGACGCAATGAAGCAACCAAAGCAGAATCAAGAATTCGTGACAACTGCCGTCAGCACGAATCCAGGCACCACGAATACCAACTGCAGATTCGTGGCATTGAGCACCAGCTGACGACCACTCAGGAACGAATTCGGGATGAATTTCAGATCGAAGTTTCAGAAGCCGTCAAGAGCGGACGGTCAGCAGTTGCCATCTGGCTCAACCGTCAGAACAGTCATCCGATCGAATCAGACACGGATCCCGAGGACGACGATCCCAATCCTGCAGCGGCCGGCAGCGCTGCAGCGGCGCAGCAATTGTTCGATGAGCAATCCAGGAAAATCATTGACGATGCCGAGCAGTACCAGCTGCTGCGATCTGAAATCGATCGACGCGTAGAACGACTGCGACGCCAATTGAAGAAGATTGGACACGTCAGCACCGAGAGCCTGGATAATCTGAATGAGCTGGAATCGCGATTCAATCGTCTTCATTACCAGCTAAAGGATCTTGAAGCCGCGCGCGACACCCTGCGTGAGATTGTGCGAAAGATCAACGTCGAAAGCCGTCGGATGTTTATTGAATCGTTCGAATGCATCCGGAACCACTTTCGGGAGCTTTTCAGACGGCTGTTCGGAGGCGGTGAAGCAGATCTGGTTCTGGAAGATCCGGAAGATGTCCTGGAATGCGCCATTGATGTTGTCGCCCGGCCTCCCGGCAAGGAACTCCGAAGTATTTCTTTGCTCAGCGGTGGCGAGAAAACGATGACAGCGGTGGGATTGCTGCTGGCGATCTTCAAGAGTCGGCCGAGCCCATTCTGCATTCTGGACGAAGTCGATGCAGCTCTGGATGACGCCAACATAGGACGGTTCGTGAATGTGCTGCGTGATTTCCAGCAGTCGACACAGTTCATCATGATCACGCATCGCAAGCCGACGATGGCCGTGACGGACGTCCTGTATGGCGTCACGATGGAAGAGTCCGGCGTTTCCCGCCGGTTGTCGCTTCGTTTTGAAGATGTGGATGAGCGGGGTAACTTCAATCCCAAAACAGCAGGCGGCAGTTCCGCTCGCGCAGCCTGA